One window of Gloeothece citriformis PCC 7424 genomic DNA carries:
- a CDS encoding glycoside hydrolase family 10 protein — MKVLQRKQFITLLSCILPLTLSTLPAIASSRPVGVVKSSENSQQWTEITNRLKAIGVDYCILDQAQWQQASDLNNIKVLFLPNVENINNSQVSALEQWMNQGGQVIVSGPTGMLSQPEIQSQLRSLFGAYWGFSNSSAARLRLVDNPYSDWTGRQNTLSNTFVGGVVIPTSVNSRTTATWKTKGSPPAVVVTDRSTYLGWRWGEDRVAPASFDVAWLSASLNRYGINRTNPVSVLASAGASVCNPQSTVSQPSVPILPQQQSSTPVQVPQQQPLASTPPTPANEQTFRVPTDAPSNQLELSYQQVQEMTEELGQLIARVESTLLAAEATNITLNSEAHTLIEDSIQQKGTLQASLVTVSKNNRSYQALVEAREALKTFQQLVQENKDDEARRLWLKARRNLWDHYPTDRQFAQAEIRAIWLDRGTIVQAKSEQDLAKIFDRMAHSGINVVFFETLNASYPIYPSKIAPEQNPLTQGWDPLKSAIKLAHERNMELHAWTWIFAAANQRHNLILNQPLDYLGPVLSRNPEWANINKQGGLFDYSQGYKKAFFDPANPEVQRYLLSLLEEIVTNYDVDGIQFDYIRYPFQSPNQQEIFGYSNSSRWLFKEMTGVDPVEVQPGSALWSQWTAFRMRQVDSFVATASARLKQRRPDLMVSAAVFPLERQDRLNRLQQNWEEWGQNNWVDLIFLMTYALDTGSFEDRIRPLNQPGSAGASLVIPGLRLLKVPDPVTIDQMQLVRNMPTSGFALFAAENLTPNLESIFNRTQGSLTANEKEPLPHRQPFNTVAARYQALQREWSVLLINDQLAMDEGTMKQWGRQVDSLANTFNQLAQQPTPEKLSASKTALRQFRQQFGGWMRQQQQVQPYQVQVWQNRLETLDRLLVYGERMMIAQRARERRE, encoded by the coding sequence TTGAAAGTCCTTCAGAGAAAACAATTCATCACACTACTCTCCTGTATACTCCCCTTGACTCTTTCAACGTTACCGGCCATCGCCTCTAGTCGCCCGGTTGGGGTCGTGAAAAGTTCCGAAAATAGCCAACAATGGACGGAAATTACCAACCGATTAAAAGCCATCGGAGTAGACTACTGTATTTTAGACCAGGCTCAATGGCAGCAAGCATCAGACTTAAATAATATTAAAGTTCTTTTTTTACCGAATGTAGAAAATATTAACAACTCTCAAGTCAGTGCCCTCGAACAATGGATGAACCAAGGGGGACAAGTGATTGTTAGCGGCCCGACGGGGATGTTATCTCAGCCTGAGATACAATCTCAATTACGCTCTTTATTTGGAGCTTATTGGGGTTTTAGTAACTCCTCTGCCGCTAGGTTAAGATTAGTTGATAATCCTTATTCAGATTGGACAGGCCGACAAAACACTTTATCTAATACCTTTGTTGGTGGGGTGGTTATTCCCACTAGCGTTAATAGTCGAACTACCGCCACCTGGAAAACCAAAGGCTCTCCCCCGGCAGTGGTGGTAACGGATCGATCGACCTATTTAGGATGGCGTTGGGGAGAAGATCGAGTAGCCCCGGCGAGTTTTGATGTAGCTTGGTTAAGTGCCTCTCTTAACCGTTATGGCATTAATCGCACTAATCCGGTTTCGGTGTTAGCGTCAGCCGGCGCGAGTGTCTGTAACCCTCAATCTACGGTTAGTCAGCCCTCAGTTCCCATTTTACCCCAACAACAAAGCAGCACACCCGTACAAGTTCCTCAACAACAGCCTCTCGCGTCAACTCCTCCAACCCCTGCTAATGAGCAAACTTTTCGCGTTCCGACTGATGCTCCTTCCAATCAATTGGAACTGTCTTACCAACAAGTTCAAGAAATGACAGAGGAATTAGGACAATTAATAGCGAGGGTTGAAAGTACCCTTTTAGCTGCCGAAGCGACTAATATTACGCTTAATTCCGAGGCTCATACGTTAATCGAAGATTCTATCCAACAAAAGGGAACACTTCAAGCCAGTTTAGTCACCGTTTCTAAAAATAATCGGTCTTATCAAGCACTGGTAGAGGCAAGAGAAGCCCTAAAAACCTTTCAACAATTGGTGCAGGAGAATAAAGATGATGAGGCTCGTCGCTTATGGCTCAAAGCAAGACGCAATCTCTGGGATCATTATCCTACCGATCGCCAATTTGCTCAAGCCGAAATCCGGGCAATCTGGCTCGATCGCGGTACGATCGTTCAAGCGAAATCAGAGCAAGACTTAGCGAAAATATTCGATCGTATGGCGCACTCAGGGATCAACGTGGTCTTTTTTGAAACTTTAAACGCCAGTTACCCCATTTATCCCAGTAAAATTGCTCCTGAACAAAATCCCCTCACCCAAGGATGGGATCCGCTTAAATCAGCGATTAAGTTAGCCCATGAGCGAAACATGGAGTTACACGCTTGGACGTGGATTTTTGCGGCGGCTAATCAACGTCATAATCTCATTCTCAATCAACCTCTTGATTATTTAGGGCCAGTTTTATCCCGAAATCCCGAATGGGCAAATATTAACAAGCAAGGGGGGTTATTCGATTATTCTCAAGGCTATAAAAAAGCCTTTTTTGATCCGGCCAATCCAGAAGTACAACGTTATTTGTTATCCCTGCTCGAAGAAATCGTCACTAATTATGATGTAGATGGGATTCAATTTGATTATATTCGTTATCCGTTTCAATCTCCCAATCAACAAGAAATTTTTGGCTACAGTAACTCTTCTCGATGGTTATTTAAAGAAATGACGGGAGTTGATCCGGTAGAGGTTCAACCCGGATCAGCGCTTTGGAGTCAATGGACGGCTTTTCGGATGCGCCAAGTCGATAGTTTTGTGGCGACTGCATCGGCGCGTCTTAAGCAACGTCGGCCAGATTTAATGGTGTCGGCGGCGGTTTTTCCCTTAGAACGCCAAGATCGTCTCAATCGATTACAACAAAATTGGGAAGAATGGGGTCAAAATAATTGGGTTGATTTAATTTTCTTGATGACCTATGCTTTAGATACGGGCAGTTTTGAGGATAGAATCAGACCTTTAAATCAACCGGGTAGTGCAGGAGCGAGTTTAGTGATTCCGGGGTTACGCTTGTTAAAAGTACCGGATCCGGTGACGATCGATCAAATGCAGTTGGTGCGTAATATGCCTACCAGTGGCTTTGCTTTGTTTGCCGCCGAAAATTTAACCCCTAATTTAGAAAGTATTTTTAATCGCACCCAAGGCTCTTTAACGGCAAATGAAAAAGAACCTTTACCCCATCGTCAGCCTTTTAATACAGTAGCCGCTCGTTATCAAGCCTTGCAACGGGAATGGAGTGTGTTACTGATTAACGATCAATTGGCGATGGATGAGGGGACAATGAAACAATGGGGCAGACAAGTTGATAGTTTAGCCAATACTTTCAATCAGTTAGCCCAACAGCCTACCCCAGAAAAATTATCCGCTTCTAAAACCGCACTCAGACAGTTTCGTCAACAGTTTGGGGGGTGGATGCGGCAGCAACAACAAGTTCAACCTTATCAAGTCCAAGTGTGGCAAAACCGTTTAGAAACCTTAGATAGATTGTTAGTTTATGGGGAACGGATGATGATTGCACAAAGAGCAAGGGAAAGAAGGGAATAA